Below is a genomic region from Fusarium oxysporum Fo47 chromosome XI, complete sequence.
CATTCGTTTGTTATTTTTCGCAGTGTCAAATTTCGCCTTGCCATTTCTCTCACAGAAATGTCACGGTCTTCCCTGGATGACCTGGAGAGTCATGAGTCTCGTGATCGACTGTTGAAGAATGGCGATGACCATTTCAATGACTCGAGAGACTGGGAAACACACATTGAGCAATCATCCAAGCAGCGGGTGCCCAACTACATGTCTGCCATTGCATTTACATCTATCTTACTTAACCTTCTTttgatcatctcatctctttgCCTGTGGGCGAGAACAAGATCACCCTTACCTCCCTGGCCTAATATTCTCTATTGTACGATACCGTGGCAGAATACTCCTTAGAAACTCTACTAACTTTAGAAGCTCCGGCCCAGAGTGCAGTCGAGTACGAAATAGTCACTTTCAATTCAGATTTCCCTGAAGACCAGTAAGTGTCTGTACCTCACCTTGTGACGAATCATACCTAACCAAACTCGTAGCTCGGGAACAACAGACTTCTATGGCGCATCTccagaagcagaagaggcaTGGAGAAATCTGATGAAGCCTTATCTGGTCAGGATACCTGGCCAAGAAGCATCACGATTATCCCGTCCTACGTCGCAGATCTCTAGAGATCCAGACTACTACATTACCAGTCTTGATGTATACCACCAACTGCACTGCCTTAATGACATTCGGAAGATGGTGAGGGACTTCAACTCGACAGAAGGAGGTCTGGGCAGATTACAAACCATGCACAAGTTTCACTGCATTGACTCTATTAGACAAAGTCTTATGTGCAATGCTGACTTGAGTTTGATACATTGGTATTGGGCACCGCAAGTCGGGAAGAACTTTCCAAATGCAACTACGACACATATTTGTCGGAAGTGGTCATTAATTGAAGAGTGGGCGATGGGCCACAGGCTTGACCAAGATGACTATGATCCAAGGACGCATATTGAGTAATAGGATCCGATCAATGAACATTGAATCGCAAGCCCTTTTGCTACTTCACTTCTTCATAGAACGAGAGATTGAGGCCTGACGCTCCTCGGTGGTCCACGGCTGAAGTCACTTACTTAAACGTCTGTAACATCCGCTATGGGGTAATGCCATCAGTAATACTGGACAAGAAACTGCTCCTTCGTGTCAGTCTGTGTAGCACCAGCTTTTGCGAGCTTCGATTGAAAATACTCTGCAGCGACATGGATCCAAACTCTGACGGCCCTGGCATAACAAATAATCCGGTCGCGTGGCCCAATGGCAAGGCGTCTGACTACGAATCAGAAGATTCTGGGTTCGATCCCCAGCGTGATCATATGTATTTTTTGCCTCATCTGTGAAACCGACAAGATCTACTTTTTGCTTGTCAAGTGATATTCACTACAGTCTTTAAGTCTGTGTTGTTCCTATTACTTCTTTAGTTGCCTCTTGTCTGGTCTTATGCTTCGCAAGCCTCCAAACAGACCACAGCTCGGAAATCGCCCGCGTCCTTCAGTGCCGGTTCTAGAAACCAAAACTCGCGTTTTTTCAAGCTTACGTACAACTTATCAAACCTGACTTTTGATCTGTTCCTGCGCCTTTGTAATTACCATCATAATATATCTGTATCTGTATCTATGGGAGACATTTCGGTAATGATAAAGATCTCGGAACTGGACATCTGCTATCTATGGTTACGTCGGAATCAGTCCCGGGCAGCAAGCCACATACCCTTCATCGAAAAACGCGGGGTAAGCTTTACTAATGCCTGTCTCCCCTGGTGAAGATAGCGAATACCACGCTAGCAAGCATCGCCACACGCACTTTTTTCCCCAATGCAGCACGCTAGACGTCTAATGCCTGCCGCGTCTGCCGTTACCCCAGACCTGGGGTTCCGAAGTATGATAACCGAAACGAAGATAAAGTTCCGAGCACGCTCTTGTTATTCTCCCTCTCACAGACATCGAATTGGAAATCAACATGTCTCTCGATATGGCATCTCCTGCAGCTGACAATGAGAAGCATCTTGGTTCGCAGAACCAGGATGAACAGAACTTGGAGCGCCATGGCTATGTTCAGCAGACGAAGGTATGAGATGCTGGTTCCGAAGAGTGGATGTGCTGACTGGTGATGATAGCGCAACTTCTCTCTTACTGCCATGGTTGCGACATGCGTCAACCTGATGGCAACATGGGAAGCATTATCTAGGTTCGATACCCGTTGCTATTGCTGTTTGCCTCAAATTGACCTTTCTTCGAAGTACACTCGCTGCTGGGCTCGTAAGCGGAGGGCCAGTATCCCTTGTTTACGGCGTCATCGTGGCATTTATCGGATCACTCTGTTCTGCCAGTTCCTTGGCTGAACTGGCATCAAGGTAAGCTAGCcctaagttctctgtgctgatataaCCCATCCACAATCCGAACAACTTCTGACGCGTTCATTCTCAGTTACCCTACCGCCGGTGGACAATATCACTTCgtcgccaagcttagcccCAAAACGAGTCGACCCCTGACGAGCTGGTTTGCTGGATATATCTCGTGAGTCACGATCGAATCCAGACGCGAGAAGGAATATAAGCTGACAACATGAAGAACATTAGGTTGGATAGCCTCCGCTGGCAGTGCCCCCTTTCTCGCCGGAACACAGATCCAAggcctcctcgtcctcaacTATCCCGATTCCTACGTCTTCCAAAGATGGCATGGCACGCTGCTCTTCTGGGCCGTCCTTCTGGGCTCCGCTTGCATTTGTATCTTCTGCAGTAACAAGCTGCCACTCATCGAGAAGCTGACCCTCGTGCTACACGTCACCTTCTTCATCGCAATCATAGTCACCATGGCCGTGACATCACCAACCAAGCACTCGGCCGAATGGGTCTTTTCCCACTTCGAGAACAACTCTGGATGGGGTAACAACGCGGTGGCTTGGAGTATAGGACTTCTCAGCTCTTGCTATGTTCTTATCGGCTATGATGGCGCCACCCATCTTAGTGAGGAGATGAACAATGCCGAGATGGGTGTACCCAGGGCTATGGTTGGTTGTCTCTTGGTCAACGGTCCTTTGGGCTTTGCCTTCCTCCTTAtaattctcttcttcatgggAGATATTTCGGCGGCTTTGGCTACACCTACAGGGTTCCCTATCATTGAGATTTTCCTTCACATGACCGGCAGCGTTGCGGCTGCTACTACCATGACTGCTATGATTACTGTTATGGCATGCTTGTCGACGGTTCCTCTCCTCACAGCGGCGGCTCGCATCATGTGGGCGTTTGCTAGAGATGGAGGTAAGTCAGTTTAACCGCTTTGAGTTACACATGACTAATATTACAACTACTCAGGTCTCCCCTTTGCTGAGCGTATTGCAAGCGTTGACAAACGTCGACAAATCCCCACCGTATCCATTGTCGTTGTCAGCTTCCTGCTTATGCTGCTGAgtctcatcaacattggTTCTACGACAGCCTTCAATGCTATCCTATCCCTTGCTGTAGTTAGTCTACAGGCCTCATACCTCCTTCCAATCCTTCTGTTGATCTGGCGGCGCTTATTCCGCCCAGATACTTTGCGCTGGGGTCCTTGGAGACTCGGCAGAGCAGGCTTACCTATCAACGTCATTGCCGTTATTTATCTCATGTATACCtgcatcttccttcttttccctCCTTTTCAGCCAATCACTCCGGTGAACATGAATTATGCACCTGTTGTATTGGGTGGTGCTCTGGTGTTTGGCTGCTTCTATTGGCCTCTGAGGGTTAGCAAGCGGTATGTTGGTCCACTGACAGATGCCGAAGTTTTAGAGGGAACACTACACTAGTTTGCTTTGATGAATGCGATACTGTCCTTTGAGAGATACGGACCATATCTGGTAATCACCGGCTGTATgataatatataaagattacTTCCTATCCCAAAGCAGAATCCCTCGCTTAGTAATTCTGGTAGTGATTGTGATTCAATGTTGTGATAAGCCGTTAGACTCTTCATCTGGACTGCCCCTGGTGCTGTTTTACTGTTATCTCGCCAAATTGACAAGGTAAGATTTGGTTAGTGGTGAATGGTCCAGGACATCTAGCCAATCCCAGCCAACCAATTGATAACCACATGACTCTTATCAGCGGAACCCCACTTCCGATTTCCGACTGTTCGCCTATCTCATCTTGGACAACCTTCTTATCTTGCTGACAAGCTACCAGGGTCTGTCAGTCACGTTGCTAAGTATGGAAAATCCCCTGCATGACTCCGATTCATCAGGCAATGATCTTGTTACACATATTTAGGGTTGGCAGCTCTACATGGATCAGTCTACTGCTTCTTCGGCATCGATCCGAAGGCGACAGAAATTGAGGAGTGAGTCTGACCCTGAGACTTTACCACCTTGTCTACCTTACCTCAGCTAATGTTGTTGGAATGCGAAGGCGGCTGCATTACTTGTAAGAAACGCGTGGGTCTAACATCCTTACCCTCAATGACTTCATAAATAGCTTGCTAAACGCTGCCGCAGAAGCTGAAATGCGATGAAGCAGAGCCTGCTTGTACCCGTTGCGTCAAATCAAATCTGTTATGCCCTGGCTATAAACGTCCAGTAAAATGGTCGACCAAATACGAGATTGACTATGGAATCCATTCGTTTGCTGGCCCCAGCTCAGGGCACTCGTCTGGCATTGGCGACtcaccatcttctccatctgaCACCGACAATGCCCTTGTATTGTACTCCCCGCAGGAGGAGTCCTTCAAGCTTTTAACACACTACTTCGCATCAGCATGCCAGGTTCTGTCATCTTTTGACTCACCTAACAACCCTTATCGTTCGGATCTGCTAGAATTTATACGGAACTCCCCCATTGTGTTCAATAGTGCCTTGAGTGCATCGGCGGCCCATCTAAgccagcaagaacaagaaacaTCTTTGATACCCTTGACTTTCCAGACGGAAGCTATTTCACATATATCGAGGGAGCTCGCCGAAATACATGTTACCCAACACAGATTGGCTCCTCTTCGCATCTCAACGGCGTCAACGATAAAAGATGACTTGATGTTGGGTATCACTCTCATTGGCATGACCTCTGTAGGTGTCCTTATTCAACAATGATCTTACGAGGCTTACATCTGAACTTACAGAGCTGGCACGATCCTTCTTCACTTGGCCTGTGCCATTTTCATGGTGCTCGACAAGTATTCAGCATTTGGATGAACCAATTCGACCTCACGGACCTTCAGTTGCCGTCTCACCGCATCCAACGCTTAATAGCTTCATCAATGGTCTATTGGGAAGTTATGGCCTCTTGCTTGATTGATCAAGAGGTTGGCGCACTTTCATACCTTGACGTGTTCTCCGCTCTACCACCTACGACCTTTTGTTATCCGTGTCCATGGACCGGAGTCGGCACAAAGATTTTGATCCACCTCGCCAAATGCATGACAATAGTAAGGCAGAGACGACGTCTGGTTTCATGCAATCATTCAATGGGGGGTGATATAGATGTATCAAATCGCATCCTCGATCTACTCACTCAAGCTTTCACTCTAAGTCTGGACATAGACCAATGTCAAATACCAACTCCTGCAGAGATACAGAATACTGGCGACTACAGGACTCCATCAGATCATCTCTGTAAGATAGCTAAGTGCTATCAACTGGTTGCTCGTCTTGAGCTTGACCGGGCATTCCCCGAACTCACACAATGCCTAGAGGATGTTCAAAATCAAGATGCAATATTCTCACAGCATATCTTAGAGCTTGCAGTGAAGATACTAGAAATCATGAACACTATTCCGGAGGATTCCCGAACTATTGCCATTCAGACCATCGTATTCCTAACAGCGGGAAGTGCACTTGGATCTAGTTCAAATGCAGACGCCAATATCAAAGAGTTAGTCGCAGACTGGAGGAGATTTGTACTTGAGAGACTGCACAGATCATTCTTGTCTCTCAAACTTCAGACGATTAATAGGGCAGCTACTGTGCTTCAGGGCGTCTGGGCACGGATGGACTCAGCGGCCATGGAGGAGCCTGATTCCACATCCTGTAAAAAGAGTCCAATTTTGCGCGTGCACTGGATTGATGTTATGACAGAAGCTGGACTAGAGACTATTCTAGGATAGTACAAAAAAATTGACTGTGTCCCTTCTAGCCCTCTTGGCAGGCTGACCATTCTCCAGTTCGTTTCGCGCTCATACTCATGCAGTGTCGCGAAAGTCCGAGAAAGCAGTTATACACGTAAAGCCCGGAGAATCGGACAATGGATATGCATCATGAGTGAAGGACTTTCGGTCTGATCAAAGTCCGAAGGCAGCCACAGCGTATCATTCTCCTTCATAGCTATCTCGGTTGCCGGCTTGATGACAAGGAAAAAGGTCATCGAGACCCTTGGAATAGAGTTTCCAAGATGCTTCTCCGCACGCCTAAGAAAGCTACAGGTGGGGGACGTCGCACTTTTTTTCTGTAAGCGGAAAGGTTGTGGTCGATAGCACCCAACATGTCGACGACAATGCGGGGAAGCTCCGTTTCTGATAGGACTGTTGTATCAAGAAATTCACGGAATTTACGGAAATCAACAGTGATGGTAGCTGACATTCAGGTGTAGATTTAGGAGAAATTTACAGACTGATCACTCAGTATTGGTGCTCAACGATTTACTATAAAGATGGCGTCGTCTCTCCAAATGAATAGACTATCTAAGACAAGTTTCTACCCTTGACACACCATTCTCTTAACAACGCTATAAAGAGTTCTTGAGTCGGCACTTCATATTCTTCACCCTTTAAACCTCTTTTACTAGTCAGCATGGTTCCATCAGCTACTTCAGAGATCGCAGACTTTGTCCCGGTGGCTAAATGGCCAACCCTCCAGGAAATGGCCGATGGCTTCAGGGAGCATCTTATGCCAGCATCCAACAAGCTGCAGGGCAAATACTTTGAACATACCTATGACAATGGTTGGAAGATCTCTCATGACTTTGGTGCGGATAGCGTCACGTGGAAGATCCTCGAGGGAGAAGGAACAGGCCTTACTGCACCAGCCAAGTACGAGGCTTTCGAAGTGCGACCAGATGTATTCTTcgtcgacttcttcaagcctGACTACAATGAAGTCGTCAGCTTGATCGTCGATACCGTCACTGGACAAGCTATTGCTGGTGTCTCAGGCTTCAAGGACGAGAATGGTGAACGCAGAACATTTACCTCTTTCATCAACGCAGTCGCGTTCGGAGGGAAGCCTGTTGAACCATTCCCAGCCACTGATGAACTCATTGGAAAGCACGTTCTGTACCGATACACTCCCCGAGATGCTTATGAGCATGTTTATCTCAACAAGGGTACTATGGCCTGGCATTGTCTCAGCGGCACAGAGAGGGGTATCGCAGATGCTGAGAAGTGCCAGATGCTCAAGCTGCGAGACAACTTGTACATGCTGTTCTGGACCGAAACAGTTATGCCTGTGGAATCAATTGTCGTTGTGGacctggagaagatgaggtcTACTGGGCGTTTCTACTGCTGGGATCCAAAGCCAAAGGAGGCTGTGCACGTGCGATTTGGTTCTTATGCTACTGTTCTGGCAGAGACGTCGCCACTAGAGACGCTGCGAAAGGTTTCGCAGAACAAGTTTTAGAAATAAGTCTATGCTAGTACACATGACAACAGAATCATATCTGCGTTTACTGAGCACCAATATGCCCACGAGTGAAAATTAATGTGCTATTTGGAGGTGAGACATGTGGACAAAGATACTGAGGTGTACTTGACAAATCAGAAGACAGTAAATAAGCGATAAGCCTAGTTTCCGCGTTCCTGTATTGTGATGTTGCTTGCAAGGCGAAAAGTCTCAGAGATTGCAGATAAACTAAGggaaaaaaataaaataaaaattcAGTACCGTAACATGATGTATTCTTGAAATGGAACATGATGGTTTGCAAGCCCCTCTGTTCTAGGGTAGGGGGATCACGATGTGGCTTGGTCGAGTTGCTTTGGGTCGAGGCCACTGTGACGACGAGCCTCCCTTATAGGGTTAGCGAAGGTAGCTACTAAGTCAGAATTGACTTGGTAAAGATCAATTGGGCTCAAAACTTTCTTGGCTATGCCGCCAACTTTTAGAACCTCACTCCACAGGAGTGCCAAGCAGCCACGAATCCTTCGCGCCTGATAACCGACTTCAGCTCTGACAATTTTCCAAGCAGATAAGATGAATGACTCGGATTGGTCTCGTTCTATACGATATTCGTATTGTTTCAACAAACCATGTGGTAGGCAAGCCACAGTCAATGCTGAGTTCAATAGAACGTCGGATATAGAGTTGACGCTTGGAGCGTTTAATCCGAAGCCATCATAGGCGAGACTCTGAAACGTTTTTCATTGGTCAATTCATGACTCACAAAAACGGCCTAGAATGCCAACTCGCGGATCAGGCAATTCACTGCAGATACTGATGGACAGCTTTCATACTGCTTTGAGACCATAATAACAGCTAAAACATCGGCCCTATGATCAGTCACATTTACTAGCTGCTCAGCTCGCCTCATGACAGAGCCTTAGGCTTAAGCTTAAGAGTACCTGAGTCAAAGCTATGATCCACCCATCATGCCATGGGCGTTAAGCTATTGGAAGCATTCTTAAACGCATGCCAAGGATGTTGAATTGTGCTCGACAGCCTTAACACGCAAGCGTTTCGGCCAAGTGAATGATCGCCAAACGCGCCTATGAAATCCCGGAGATGCTCGATCTCTTTTGTTATGATCTACGATGCAGCTCACAGACATAAATTGGCTCTAAGATTGACATGCCCAAAAAAAAATAACAGTACTTCTGTCAGCCGCGAAGCGGCCACTTAAACGACTTCATTCAAGCCCACTATGTAATCTCCAGACCTGGGGAAGCCCCGAGAAATTGTTGGGAGCCATCAGGTAAATAAATCATTTCCCCTTTTTCTCGACATTATACCCTTTATGGGTTCCCCGAAGCCCACTACGCGCAGAGTTTTCCTTGTGTAACAAGGTCCAAGCACAATTCGCCACTTGACCTCATTCGGCCAATGCAAAGCAGATCATCCGGTTCTCCGACGCTATTACCGGAATAACACATTACTAACAGTCTAGCCAATCTCCTAGACCCCGGGACAAGATTTCTATGGAACCGCTCTTCGAGTAGGAGAAGAACTAGAAACCTGTCGCGCCCTATCAGAGCGTTTTTCCTCGTGGCAGATTGGCCCAGGTCCGAAGTTCCCTGACTCAAAGGTCCCGACTTTCTGGCTGCGCCAACACAAGCAGAGCTAGCCTCCCCGTCATGAAGATCGAGCTAAGACGGATCCAGATAAGACGCAAATCATTGCCATGTTTTGCTGGTTACGCCGCTTGGGTAGTCTGTTACAGGAATCCCCTTTTGTCTCCATCTCCTG
It encodes:
- a CDS encoding uncharacterized protein (domain of unknown function-domain containing protein), producing the protein MSRSSLDDLESHESRDRLLKNGDDHFNDSRDWETHIEQSSKQRVPNYMSAIAFTSILLNLLLIISSLCLWARTRSPLPPWPNILYSPAQSAVEYEIVTFNSDFPEDHSGTTDFYGASPEAEEAWRNLMKPYLVRIPGQEASRLSRPTSQISRDPDYYITSLDVYHQLHCLNDIRKMVRDFNSTEGGLGRLQTMHKFHCIDSIRQSLMCNADLSLIHWYWAPQVGKNFPNATTTHICRKWSLIEEWAMGHRLDQDDYDPRTHIE
- a CDS encoding amino acid permease-domain-containing protein, with the translated sequence MSLDMASPAADNEKHLGSQNQDEQNLERHGYVQQTKRNFSLTAMVATCVNLMATWEALSSTLAAGLVSGGPVSLVYGVIVAFIGSLCSASSLAELASSYPTAGGQYHFVAKLSPKTSRPLTSWFAGYISTLGWIASAGSAPFLAGTQIQGLLVLNYPDSYVFQRWHGTLLFWAVLLGSACICIFCSNKLPLIEKLTLVLHVTFFIAIIVTMAVTSPTKHSAEWVFSHFENNSGWGNNAVAWSIGLLSSCYVLIGYDGATHLSEEMNNAEMGVPRAMVGCLLVNGPLGFAFLLIILFFMGDISAALATPTGFPIIEIFLHMTGSVAAATTMTAMITVMACLSTVPLLTAAARIMWAFARDGGLPFAERIASVDKRRQIPTVSIVVVSFLLMLLSLINIGSTTAFNAILSLAVVSLQASYLLPILLLIWRRLFRPDTLRWGPWRLGRAGLPINVIAVIYLMYTCIFLLFPPFQPITPVNMNYAPVVLGGALVFGCFYWPLRVSKRLFIWTAPGAVLLLSRQIDKGWQLYMDQSTASSASIRRRQKLRIKWSTKYEIDYGIHSFAGPSSGHSSGIGDSPSSPSDTDNALVLYSPQEESFKLLTHYFASACQVLSSFDSPNNPYRSDLLEFIRNSPIVFNSALSASAAHLSQQEQETSLIPLTFQTEAISHISRELAEIHVTQHRLAPLRISTASTIKDDLMLGITLIGMTSSWHDPSSLGLCHFHGARQVFSIWMNQFDLTDLQLPSHRIQRLIASSMVYWEVMASCLIDQEVGALSYLDVFSALPPTTFCYPCPWTGVGTKILIHLAKCMTIVRQRRRLVSCNHSMGGDIDVSNRILDLLTQAFTLSLDIDQCQIPTPAEIQNTGDYRTPSDHLCKIAKCYQLVARLELDRAFPELTQCLEDVQNQDAIFSQHILELAVKILEIMNTIPEDSRTIAIQTIVFLTAGSALGSSSNADANIKELVADWRRFVLERLHRSFLSLKLQTINRAATVLQGVWARMDSAAMEEPDSTSCKKSPILRVHWIDVMTEAGLETILG
- a CDS encoding molybdenum cofactor biosynthesis protein F, whose translation is MVPSATSEIADFVPVAKWPTLQEMADGFREHLMPASNKLQGKYFEHTYDNGWKISHDFGADSVTWKILEGEGTGLTAPAKYEAFEVRPDVFFVDFFKPDYNEVVSLIVDTVTGQAIAGVSGFKDENGERRTFTSFINAVAFGGKPVEPFPATDELIGKHVLYRYTPRDAYEHVYLNKGTMAWHCLSGTERGIADAEKCQMLKLRDNLYMLFWTETVMPVESIVVVDLEKMRSTGRFYCWDPKPKEAVHVRFGSYATVLAETSPLETLRKVSQNKF